In Modestobacter versicolor, a single genomic region encodes these proteins:
- a CDS encoding sterol carrier family protein: MAGVAPISAEDLRAALAPTVPWLAGEGEQPARAVLGAAVKTSARWLSQQVPGRSVELRVPPFVAVQCVPGPRHTRGTPPNVVETDAATWLRLAGGSISWAEAVAAGKVVASGNRADLSEHLPLRPLRGS, encoded by the coding sequence ATGGCCGGGGTCGCACCGATCTCGGCCGAGGACCTGCGGGCCGCGCTCGCCCCGACCGTGCCGTGGCTGGCGGGGGAGGGCGAGCAGCCGGCCCGGGCGGTGCTCGGTGCGGCGGTGAAGACCTCGGCCCGCTGGCTGTCCCAGCAGGTGCCCGGCCGCTCGGTGGAGCTGCGGGTGCCGCCGTTCGTCGCCGTCCAGTGCGTGCCCGGGCCGCGGCACACCCGGGGCACCCCGCCCAACGTGGTGGAGACCGACGCGGCCACCTGGCTGCGGCTGGCCGGGGGCTCGATCAGCTGGGCCGAGGCCGTGGCGGCGGGGAAGGTCGTCGCCAGCGGCAACCGCGCGGACCTCTCCGAGCACCTGCCGTTGCGGCCGCTGCGCGGGAGCTGA
- a CDS encoding MFS transporter small subunit, whose product MTEQQQSTTPVGLIAFAWALVGVPLAYGLYQTVKTASSLFG is encoded by the coding sequence ATGACCGAGCAGCAGCAGTCCACCACCCCCGTCGGCCTGATCGCCTTCGCCTGGGCCCTGGTGGGCGTCCCCCTGGCCTACGGCCTCTACCAGACGGTCAAGACGGCCAGCTCGCTCTTCGGCTGA
- a CDS encoding OFA family MFS transporter: protein MAVPSFLARERIIAKPGFNRWLIPPAALAVHLCIGQAYATSVYKTALVADFESSLTAIGIVFSIAIVMLGLSAALFGTWVDRNGPRAAMFTAACFWSVGFFVGSAGIATDQLWLLYLGYGVIGGIGLGIGYISPVSTLIKWFPDRPGLATGMAIMGFGGGALIATPLSRQLMGWYDSDYVASGPAANLASGDAVAKLFLTFGVVYLAFMMFGAFIVRVPAEGWKPAGFDPATVKAKALVTTNSVSAANAIKTPQFWLLWIVLFCNVTAGIGILEQAAPMIQDFFREGDTSTVAATAAAGFVGVLSLFNMAGRFVWSSTSDYIGRKPIYMVYLGVGLVLYVLLATVGSSATWLFVILAALILSFYGGGFATIPAYLRDLFGTYQVGAIHGRLLTAWAAAGVAGPLIVNRVLDTQGEPGSLVAGDYRPALFIMVGLLAVGFVANLLVKPVASKWHEAKADAIFTETTPEASATR from the coding sequence GTGGCAGTACCCAGCTTCCTCGCCCGGGAGCGCATCATCGCGAAGCCCGGCTTCAACCGGTGGCTCATCCCACCGGCGGCGCTCGCCGTGCACCTGTGCATCGGGCAGGCCTACGCGACCAGCGTCTACAAGACCGCCCTGGTCGCGGACTTCGAGTCGAGCCTGACCGCGATCGGCATCGTCTTCTCGATCGCCATCGTGATGCTCGGTCTCTCCGCCGCGCTCTTCGGCACCTGGGTGGACCGCAACGGCCCCCGCGCCGCGATGTTCACCGCGGCCTGCTTCTGGTCGGTCGGCTTCTTCGTCGGCTCGGCCGGCATCGCCACCGACCAGCTGTGGCTGCTGTACCTGGGCTACGGCGTCATCGGCGGCATCGGCCTGGGCATCGGCTACATCTCGCCGGTCTCCACGCTGATCAAGTGGTTCCCGGACCGCCCGGGCCTGGCCACCGGCATGGCGATCATGGGCTTCGGCGGTGGCGCGCTCATCGCCACCCCGCTGTCCCGCCAGCTGATGGGCTGGTACGACTCCGACTACGTGGCCAGCGGCCCGGCCGCGAACCTCGCCAGCGGTGACGCGGTCGCCAAGCTGTTCCTGACCTTCGGCGTCGTCTACCTGGCCTTCATGATGTTCGGCGCCTTCATCGTCCGGGTGCCGGCCGAGGGCTGGAAGCCCGCCGGCTTCGACCCGGCGACGGTCAAGGCGAAGGCGCTGGTCACCACCAACAGCGTCTCGGCCGCCAACGCGATCAAGACCCCGCAGTTCTGGCTGCTGTGGATCGTGCTGTTCTGCAACGTGACCGCCGGCATCGGCATCCTCGAGCAGGCGGCCCCGATGATCCAGGACTTCTTCCGCGAGGGTGACACCTCCACGGTGGCCGCCACCGCGGCCGCCGGGTTCGTCGGCGTGCTCTCCCTGTTCAACATGGCCGGCCGGTTCGTCTGGTCCTCGACCTCGGACTACATCGGCCGCAAGCCGATCTACATGGTCTACCTGGGCGTCGGCCTGGTGCTCTACGTCCTGCTCGCCACCGTCGGCAGCAGCGCGACCTGGCTGTTCGTGATCCTCGCCGCGCTGATCCTGTCCTTCTACGGCGGCGGGTTCGCCACCATCCCGGCCTACCTGCGCGACCTGTTCGGCACCTACCAGGTCGGCGCCATCCACGGCCGGCTGCTGACCGCGTGGGCGGCCGCCGGCGTGGCCGGCCCGCTGATCGTCAACCGGGTCCTGGACACCCAGGGCGAGCCCGGCAGCCTGGTCGCCGGTGACTACCGGCCGGCGCTGTTCATCATGGTCGGCCTGCTCGCCGTGGGCTTCGTGGCCAACCTGCTGGTCAAGCCCGTCGCCAGCAAGTGGCACGAGGCCAAGGCCGACGCCATCTTCACCGAGACGACCCCGGAAGCGAGTGCCACGCGATGA
- a CDS encoding S-(hydroxymethyl)mycothiol dehydrogenase codes for MPYEVKGVVALSKGAPVTIETVIVPDPGPGEAVVDVQACGVCHTDLHYREGGINDEFPFLLGHEAAGVVSAVGEGVTNVAVGDFVILNWRAVCGQCRACSAGKPWYCFATHNAAQKMTLADGTELSPALGIGAFVEKTLVHSGQCTKVDPAAPATAAGLLGCGVMAGVGAAINTGGVTRGQSVAVFGCGGVGDAAIAGSRLAGASTIIAVDIDDRKLEWARGMGATHTVNSKETDAVARIRELTGGFGVDVAIDAVGHPAVYEQAFYSRDLAGTVVLVGVPNPTMEVTLPMIEVFGRGGALKSSWYGDCLPSRDFPMLIDLYLQGRFDLDAFVSETISLDAVESAFEKMHAGEVLRSVVVFDK; via the coding sequence ATGCCGTACGAGGTCAAGGGCGTCGTCGCCCTCAGCAAGGGTGCTCCGGTCACGATCGAGACCGTCATCGTCCCCGACCCGGGTCCGGGGGAGGCGGTCGTGGACGTGCAGGCCTGCGGGGTCTGCCACACCGACCTGCACTACCGCGAGGGCGGGATCAACGACGAGTTCCCGTTCCTGCTCGGCCACGAGGCCGCCGGGGTGGTGTCCGCGGTCGGTGAGGGCGTCACCAACGTCGCGGTGGGCGACTTCGTGATCCTGAACTGGCGCGCCGTCTGCGGTCAGTGCCGCGCCTGCTCCGCCGGCAAGCCCTGGTACTGCTTCGCCACGCACAACGCCGCGCAGAAGATGACGCTGGCCGACGGCACCGAGCTCTCCCCGGCGCTGGGCATCGGCGCGTTCGTCGAGAAGACGCTGGTCCACTCCGGCCAGTGCACCAAGGTCGACCCGGCCGCCCCGGCGACCGCCGCGGGCCTGCTGGGCTGCGGGGTGATGGCCGGTGTCGGCGCGGCGATCAACACCGGTGGGGTCACCCGCGGGCAGTCGGTGGCCGTCTTCGGCTGCGGCGGGGTCGGTGACGCCGCGATCGCGGGCTCCCGGCTGGCCGGCGCCAGCACGATCATCGCCGTCGACATCGACGACCGGAAGCTGGAGTGGGCCCGGGGGATGGGCGCCACCCACACGGTCAACTCCAAGGAGACCGACGCGGTCGCCCGGATCCGGGAGCTGACCGGCGGCTTCGGGGTCGACGTCGCCATCGACGCGGTGGGCCACCCGGCGGTGTACGAGCAGGCGTTCTACTCCCGCGACCTGGCCGGCACCGTCGTCCTGGTCGGCGTGCCGAACCCGACCATGGAGGTCACCCTCCCGATGATCGAGGTGTTCGGCCGCGGTGGTGCGCTCAAGTCCTCCTGGTACGGCGACTGCCTGCCCAGCCGCGACTTCCCGATGCTGATCGACCTCTACCTGCAGGGCCGGTTCGACCTGGACGCCTTCGTGTCCGAGACGATCAGCCTGGACGCCGTGGAGAGCGCGTTCGAGAAGATGCACGCCGGCGAGGTCCTGCGCTCCGTGGTGGTGTTCGACAAGTGA
- a CDS encoding MBL fold metallo-hydrolase has product MTARIDKVVVSGVFSLDGQDFDVDNNVWLVGDDDEVLVIDAPHHAAPIVAAVGGRKVRAIVLTHGHNDHITAAVALRDAVDAPIWFHPADRMLWDVVHPDASPDGELADHARFKVAGTTLEALHTPGHSPGSTCLHAADLRTVFTGDTLFCGGPGATGRSYSDKPTILTSINARLMSLHGDTVVHTGHGDDTTIAAETANIH; this is encoded by the coding sequence GTGACAGCGCGCATCGACAAGGTCGTCGTCAGCGGCGTCTTCAGCCTCGACGGCCAGGACTTCGACGTCGACAACAACGTCTGGCTGGTCGGCGACGACGACGAGGTGCTGGTCATCGACGCGCCGCACCACGCCGCCCCGATCGTCGCGGCGGTGGGCGGGCGGAAGGTGCGGGCGATCGTGCTCACCCACGGGCACAACGACCACATCACCGCAGCGGTGGCCCTGCGGGACGCCGTCGACGCGCCGATCTGGTTCCACCCGGCCGACCGGATGCTCTGGGACGTCGTGCACCCGGACGCCAGCCCGGACGGCGAGCTCGCCGACCACGCCCGGTTCAAGGTCGCCGGCACGACGCTGGAGGCGCTGCACACCCCGGGCCACTCACCGGGCAGCACCTGCCTGCACGCCGCCGACCTGCGCACGGTGTTCACCGGCGACACGCTGTTCTGCGGCGGCCCCGGCGCGACCGGCCGGTCCTACAGCGACAAGCCGACCATCCTGACCTCGATCAACGCGCGGCTGATGAGCCTGCACGGCGACACCGTGGTGCACACCGGGCACGGCGACGACACGACGATCGCCGCGGAGACCGCGAACATCCACTGA
- the purF gene encoding amidophosphoribosyltransferase, protein MPRGDGRLTHDLDPHSPGPQDACGVFGVWAPGEEVSKLTYFGLYALQHRGQEAAGIAVSDGSSVVVYKDLGLVSQVFDEATLGSLRGHIAVGHTRYSTTGASTWENAQPTFRTTGAGTGLALCHNGNLVNTAELASAAADEGVAGAFAATTDSDLITSLIAAKPDMSVEAAAMEVLPRLRGAFSLTFMDEHTLYAARDPQGVRPLVLGRLERGWVVASETAALDICGASFVREVEPGELIAIDEDGLRSQHFAVAQPKGCVFEYVYLARPDTTISGRTVHAARVEIGRRLAKEHPVDADLVIPVPESGTPAAVGYAEASGIPYGLGLVKNSYVGRTFIQPSQTIRQLGIRLKLNPLRDVIRGKRLVVVDDSIVRGNTQRALIRMLREAGALEVHVRIASPPVKWPCFYGIDFASRAELVANGLDIDGVRASINADSLGYVSEQGLIAATEQPANRLCTACFTGQYPIPLGEPEVLGKHVLEGIGRRAIGEEQVAVSGWTGQQAGSATVPGGAAEALARP, encoded by the coding sequence GTGCCTCGCGGTGACGGACGGCTGACGCACGACCTCGACCCCCATTCCCCTGGTCCCCAGGACGCCTGTGGCGTCTTCGGGGTCTGGGCCCCGGGTGAAGAGGTCTCGAAGCTGACCTATTTCGGCCTGTACGCCCTCCAGCACCGCGGTCAGGAGGCGGCCGGCATCGCGGTGTCCGACGGCTCCTCCGTCGTGGTCTACAAGGACCTGGGCCTGGTGAGCCAGGTCTTCGACGAGGCCACCCTGGGCAGCCTGCGCGGTCACATCGCGGTGGGGCACACCCGGTACTCCACGACCGGCGCCTCCACCTGGGAGAACGCCCAGCCGACGTTCCGCACCACGGGTGCCGGCACCGGCCTGGCGCTCTGCCACAACGGGAACCTGGTCAACACCGCGGAGCTGGCCAGCGCCGCCGCGGACGAGGGCGTGGCCGGGGCGTTCGCCGCGACCACCGACTCCGACCTGATCACCTCGCTGATCGCCGCCAAGCCGGACATGTCCGTCGAGGCCGCCGCGATGGAGGTGCTGCCGCGGCTGCGCGGTGCGTTCAGCCTCACCTTCATGGACGAGCACACGCTCTACGCCGCGCGTGACCCGCAGGGCGTGCGCCCGCTGGTGCTCGGCCGGCTCGAGCGCGGCTGGGTGGTCGCCAGCGAGACCGCCGCCCTGGACATCTGCGGCGCCTCCTTCGTGCGCGAGGTCGAGCCGGGCGAGCTCATCGCCATCGACGAGGACGGGCTGCGCAGCCAGCACTTCGCGGTCGCCCAGCCCAAGGGCTGCGTGTTCGAGTACGTCTACCTCGCCCGGCCGGACACCACGATCTCCGGCCGCACGGTGCACGCCGCCCGCGTCGAGATCGGCCGCCGGCTCGCCAAGGAGCACCCGGTCGACGCCGACCTCGTCATCCCGGTGCCCGAGTCCGGCACCCCGGCCGCCGTCGGCTACGCCGAGGCCTCCGGCATCCCCTACGGCCTGGGCCTGGTGAAGAACTCCTACGTCGGGCGCACCTTCATCCAGCCGAGCCAGACCATCCGGCAGCTGGGCATCCGGCTGAAGCTCAACCCGCTGCGCGACGTCATCCGCGGCAAGCGGCTGGTCGTCGTCGACGACTCGATCGTCCGCGGCAACACCCAGCGCGCGCTCATCCGGATGCTGCGCGAGGCCGGCGCGCTCGAGGTGCACGTGCGGATCGCCTCGCCGCCGGTGAAGTGGCCGTGCTTCTACGGCATCGACTTCGCCAGCCGCGCCGAGCTGGTCGCCAACGGGCTGGACATCGACGGCGTCCGCGCCTCGATCAACGCCGACTCGCTGGGCTACGTCTCGGAGCAGGGCCTCATCGCCGCGACCGAGCAGCCGGCCAACCGGCTGTGCACCGCCTGCTTCACCGGGCAGTACCCGATCCCGCTGGGCGAGCCGGAGGTCCTCGGCAAGCACGTGCTCGAGGGCATCGGCCGCCGGGCGATCGGCGAGGAGCAGGTCGCGGTCAGCGGCTGGACCGGTCAGCAGGCCGGCAGTGCGACCGTGCCGGGGGGCGCGGCCGAGGCGCTGGCGCGCCCGTGA
- the purM gene encoding phosphoribosylformylglycinamidine cyclo-ligase, with protein sequence MTDGEFTYAASGVDIDAGERAVTLMRAAVEKTNRPEVVGGLGGFAGLFALDTAKYRKPLLASSTDGVGTKIALARALDRHDTVGIDLVAMVVDDLVACGAEPLFLQDYVACGRVVPERIAAIVTGIAAGCTQAGAALVGGETAEHGDLMDADEYDLAATAVGVVEADAVLGPERVREGDVVVAMASSGFHSNGYSLVRRVVDRAGLDLAATPAGLDRPLGDALLEPTRIYALDCLALVRELGVETVHAFAHITGGGLAGNTARVVPPGLEAVLDRSSWALPAAVRLFEEHGVPRTESERAFNCGVGMVAAVAPEQADRAVALLTERGVPSWVAGTIGATDGEPAARLVGTYR encoded by the coding sequence ATGACCGACGGCGAGTTCACCTACGCGGCGTCCGGCGTCGACATCGACGCCGGTGAGCGCGCGGTCACGCTGATGCGGGCGGCGGTGGAGAAGACCAACCGCCCGGAGGTCGTCGGCGGGCTCGGCGGCTTCGCCGGCCTGTTCGCGCTGGACACCGCGAAGTACCGCAAGCCGCTCCTGGCCTCCTCGACCGACGGCGTCGGCACCAAGATCGCGCTGGCCCGGGCGCTCGACCGGCACGACACGGTCGGCATCGACCTGGTCGCGATGGTCGTCGACGACCTGGTTGCCTGCGGTGCGGAGCCGCTGTTCCTGCAGGACTACGTGGCCTGCGGTCGGGTGGTGCCGGAGCGGATCGCCGCGATCGTCACCGGCATCGCGGCCGGCTGCACCCAGGCCGGGGCGGCCCTGGTCGGCGGCGAGACCGCCGAGCACGGCGACCTGATGGACGCCGACGAGTACGACCTGGCCGCCACCGCGGTGGGGGTCGTGGAGGCCGACGCCGTCCTGGGGCCGGAGCGGGTGCGCGAGGGCGACGTCGTGGTGGCCATGGCGTCGTCGGGGTTCCACTCCAACGGCTACTCGCTGGTGCGCCGGGTGGTCGACCGGGCCGGCCTCGACCTGGCCGCCACCCCGGCCGGGCTGGACCGGCCGCTGGGCGACGCGCTGCTCGAGCCGACCCGGATCTACGCCCTGGACTGCCTGGCGCTGGTGCGCGAGCTCGGCGTGGAGACGGTGCACGCCTTCGCGCACATCACCGGCGGCGGGCTGGCCGGCAACACCGCCCGCGTCGTCCCGCCCGGCCTCGAGGCCGTGCTGGACCGCAGCAGCTGGGCGCTTCCGGCGGCCGTGCGGCTGTTCGAGGAGCACGGCGTGCCGCGCACCGAGTCCGAGCGGGCGTTCAACTGCGGCGTCGGGATGGTCGCCGCCGTCGCCCCGGAGCAGGCCGACCGTGCGGTCGCCCTGCTCACCGAGCGCGGCGTGCCCTCGTGGGTCGCCGGCACGATCGGGGCCACCGACGGCGAGCCCGCGGCCCGGCTGGTCGGCACCTACCGCTGA
- a CDS encoding DUF3073 domain-containing protein, translating into MGRGRAKAKQTRVARELKYSSPNTDLTALQRELAGQPSSFPSRGPKDDDEDDPLATWSQDDEDDDWAASR; encoded by the coding sequence ATGGGGCGCGGCCGAGCGAAGGCCAAGCAGACACGCGTGGCCCGTGAGCTCAAGTACAGCTCACCCAACACCGACCTCACGGCCCTCCAGCGTGAGCTCGCTGGTCAGCCGTCGTCGTTCCCCAGCCGGGGTCCGAAGGACGACGACGAGGACGACCCGTTGGCCACGTGGTCACAGGACGACGAGGACGACGACTGGGCAGCCAGCCGTTGA